From a single Sinorhizobium sp. RAC02 genomic region:
- the coxB gene encoding cytochrome c oxidase subunit II: protein MKNKAFAVLAALGCLLFASTAFADQPFEWQKGLQPPATSIMEEIRWFEQYTLWFIVPVTLLVLILLIIVVVKFRESANPVPSKTSHNTAIEIVWTLGPVVALLFLAVPSFQLLNKQLAPTEEPELTIKATGFQWYWGYEYQVGESPLSFDSLLLQDGDRASAGKEDKSVYPRLLAVDNELVVPVGKHVRLLVTAADVIHAYAMPSFGIKIDAVPGRLNETWFKADREGLFYGQCSELCGKDHAFMPIAIRVVSQEKYDTWLAAAATNVGEANKALMASVDGADKSVNVAQNAAQ, encoded by the coding sequence GTGAAAAACAAAGCTTTTGCAGTTCTGGCCGCTCTAGGCTGTCTGCTCTTTGCTTCGACCGCTTTCGCTGATCAGCCGTTCGAGTGGCAGAAGGGCCTCCAGCCCCCCGCAACCTCGATCATGGAAGAGATTCGCTGGTTCGAGCAGTACACACTCTGGTTTATCGTACCGGTCACCCTGCTGGTCCTCATCCTGCTCATCATCGTCGTCGTGAAGTTCCGCGAAAGCGCAAACCCGGTCCCGTCCAAGACCAGCCACAACACGGCGATCGAAATCGTCTGGACGCTCGGTCCGGTCGTTGCTCTGCTGTTTCTGGCGGTTCCCTCCTTCCAGCTCCTCAACAAGCAGCTTGCGCCCACCGAAGAGCCGGAATTGACCATCAAGGCGACCGGCTTCCAGTGGTACTGGGGTTATGAATACCAGGTCGGCGAAAGCCCGCTCTCCTTCGACAGCCTGCTCCTGCAGGACGGCGACCGCGCCAGCGCCGGCAAGGAAGACAAGTCGGTCTATCCCCGTCTTCTCGCCGTCGACAACGAACTCGTCGTTCCGGTCGGCAAGCATGTCCGTCTCCTCGTCACCGCCGCCGACGTGATCCACGCCTACGCCATGCCGTCCTTCGGCATCAAGATCGATGCCGTTCCGGGCCGTCTCAACGAGACCTGGTTCAAGGCCGATCGCGAAGGCCTGTTCTACGGCCAGTGTTCCGAGCTCTGCGGCAAGGACCACGCATTCATGCCGATCGCCATCCGCGTCGTCTCGCAGGAGAAGTACGATACCTGGCTTGCTGCCGCCGCGACGAATGTCGGCGAGGCAAACAAGGCCCTGATGGCGTCTGTCGACGGTGCGGACAAATCCGTCAACGTCGCCCAGAACGCCGCGCAGTAA
- a CDS encoding invasion associated locus B family protein, with amino-acid sequence MGFSSLSRLSRAAFGLAALGLGTAALPSASVAQQPGTVKSNHGAWSIVCDQPAGASGEQCALMQNVLAEDRPELGLSVVVLKTADRKAKILRVLAPLGVLLPNGLGLNVDGKDIGRAYFVRCFADGCYAEVVLEDELLKTFRSGATATFIVFQSPEEGIGIPVDLKGFGEGYDALP; translated from the coding sequence ATGGGTTTTTCTTCCCTTTCCCGGCTGTCCCGGGCGGCATTTGGCCTCGCCGCGCTCGGGCTCGGCACCGCGGCGCTTCCGTCCGCCTCAGTGGCCCAGCAGCCCGGCACGGTGAAATCGAACCATGGTGCCTGGTCGATCGTCTGCGATCAGCCCGCCGGCGCCTCCGGCGAACAGTGCGCGCTGATGCAGAACGTGCTGGCTGAAGACCGCCCGGAACTCGGCCTCTCCGTCGTCGTCCTCAAGACCGCCGACCGCAAGGCGAAGATCCTTCGCGTGCTGGCTCCCCTTGGCGTGTTGCTGCCGAACGGGCTTGGCCTCAATGTCGACGGCAAGGATATCGGGCGCGCTTACTTCGTCCGCTGCTTCGCCGATGGCTGCTACGCGGAAGTGGTTCTCGAAGACGAACTCCTGAAGACCTTCCGCTCGGGCGCGACCGCCACCTTCATCGTCTTCCAGTCGCCGGAAGAAGGCATCGGCATCCCCGTCGACCTCAAGGGTTTCGGCGAGGGCTACGACGCGCTGCCGTAA